From Aneurinibacillus sp. REN35, a single genomic window includes:
- a CDS encoding NAD(P)-dependent malic enzyme, whose translation MSNIREQALKLHRESRGKIQVESKVALEDANDLSLAYSPGVAEPCKDIFDDRNKVYEYTAKGNMVAVVSDGSAVLGLGNIGPEGALPVMEGKAVLFKSFAGVDAFPICLNTQDPEEIIKTVKYLEPTFGGINLEDIAAPNCFEIEERLKKELSIPVFHDDQHGTAIVTAAGLLNALKITGKRMEEISVVANGAGAAGIAIIKLLLFMGVKEVIMCDSKGAIYEGRPFGMNPIKDEIARITNQHRIEGTLADVLNGADVFIGVSVAGSLTPEMVRSMNEHPIIFAMANPIPEIMPEVAKEAGAAVIGTGRSDFPNQVNNVLAFPGIFRGALEVMATDINESMKLAAVNAIAELVSDAELSSDYIIPSPFDRRVAPHVAASVAKAAMETGVARREIDIEQMKEDMLAAIQV comes from the coding sequence GTGTCAAATATACGTGAACAAGCATTGAAGCTTCACAGGGAAAGCCGAGGGAAAATTCAAGTAGAGTCCAAGGTAGCATTAGAAGATGCCAATGATTTAAGCCTTGCCTATTCACCGGGAGTAGCTGAGCCATGTAAAGACATCTTTGATGATCGGAACAAAGTATATGAGTATACAGCTAAAGGCAACATGGTTGCGGTAGTTTCCGATGGCTCGGCTGTATTAGGACTTGGCAATATCGGTCCTGAAGGTGCGCTTCCGGTCATGGAAGGAAAAGCCGTACTTTTCAAGTCGTTTGCAGGTGTAGACGCATTTCCGATATGCTTGAACACGCAGGATCCAGAGGAGATTATTAAGACAGTCAAATACTTGGAGCCAACGTTTGGAGGCATCAATTTAGAGGATATTGCTGCTCCGAATTGCTTTGAAATTGAAGAACGCTTGAAAAAGGAATTATCCATTCCTGTATTTCATGATGATCAGCACGGTACTGCTATTGTGACTGCCGCAGGGCTTTTGAATGCGCTCAAGATTACTGGCAAGAGGATGGAAGAGATTTCTGTTGTTGCCAATGGTGCAGGTGCTGCGGGGATTGCTATCATCAAGCTACTGCTTTTTATGGGTGTAAAGGAAGTTATCATGTGCGATTCCAAAGGAGCCATTTACGAAGGACGTCCGTTTGGCATGAATCCGATTAAGGATGAGATCGCGCGGATTACCAATCAGCACCGGATAGAGGGTACGCTGGCGGATGTACTTAATGGAGCTGACGTATTTATCGGTGTATCGGTGGCGGGTTCTCTGACACCGGAGATGGTACGCTCGATGAACGAACATCCGATTATTTTTGCGATGGCCAATCCGATTCCAGAGATTATGCCTGAAGTCGCCAAAGAGGCGGGGGCAGCTGTCATTGGAACAGGCCGCTCTGATTTTCCAAATCAGGTCAATAACGTACTGGCCTTCCCTGGAATTTTCCGAGGTGCGCTTGAAGTCATGGCAACCGATATTAATGAATCCATGAAGCTGGCTGCTGTAAATGCGATCGCTGAACTGGTTAGCGATGCAGAGCTATCTTCTGACTATATTATTCCTTCTCCCTTTGATCGGAGAGTAGCGCCGCATGTGGCAGCATCAGTAGCTAAAGCCGCTATGGAAACAGGCGTAGCACGCCGGGAGATCGATATTGAGCAGATGAAAGAAGACATGCTAGCTGCCATACAAGTATAG
- a CDS encoding FadR/GntR family transcriptional regulator — translation MSNLPEQRKVYQEILLEINRIIKEDGLKPGDKLPSERELSERLQVGRSSVREALRALELLGLITTRRGEGTFLQHYRHNQLINLVGAYILKDFKTRGDLIEMRKILEIDAVRLACQRANQRHFAEMERIILQGEERIREGEVPTEEDYLFHRAICRSSRNSVLHRMWVPLIEYSQSVREESLARTGRAEEGFREHRAILEAIRAGDEEEAVSRMRSHLENSIL, via the coding sequence GTGTCAAATTTGCCTGAACAGCGTAAGGTCTATCAGGAAATTCTGCTGGAGATTAATCGAATCATTAAAGAAGACGGACTAAAACCGGGAGATAAGCTTCCATCCGAGCGCGAGTTGTCTGAGCGACTTCAAGTAGGGCGATCCTCCGTACGGGAAGCGCTTCGGGCATTAGAACTTCTCGGGTTAATTACGACGCGCAGGGGAGAAGGTACATTCCTCCAGCATTATCGGCATAACCAACTTATTAATCTAGTTGGAGCGTACATTCTAAAGGATTTCAAAACCAGAGGCGACTTGATCGAGATGAGAAAAATACTCGAAATCGATGCAGTGCGCCTAGCGTGTCAGCGAGCTAATCAAAGACACTTTGCCGAGATGGAGCGCATCATTCTCCAGGGAGAGGAGCGCATTCGGGAAGGTGAAGTACCTACGGAAGAGGATTATCTTTTCCACCGGGCCATTTGTCGCTCAAGCCGTAATTCAGTTCTGCACCGGATGTGGGTTCCTCTCATCGAATACAGTCAATCTGTGCGGGAAGAGTCACTCGCCCGCACGGGGCGGGCTGAAGAAGGGTTTAGAGAGCACCGGGCCATTCTTGAAGCCATTCGGGCGGGAGATGAAGAGGAAGCAGTGAGCCGTATGCGAAGCCATTTGGAGAACAGCATATTGTAG